One part of the Leucobacter triazinivorans genome encodes these proteins:
- a CDS encoding ABC transporter substrate-binding protein, with product MKKLVQVSAAAALAAMLGLTACSGGGDAASAEGDAPAQQLTSGIDEAAAAALPDSIREAGVIRAAAGIPYPPFILLDGDEQTGLDPDLAQALGEKLGVEIELSHQAFETVIPALQAKKFDVIMSGMNDTIEREKTLNFVEEIYAGFTIVVKAGNPEGIAGLEDLCGHPVAVQKASAQLELLNELSETCSAEGKGRLTIQQLPTAQDPQTALKAGRVVAYPVDAPVAAYTVATAGDGKDFEMVEDPEHPAGVNPVYTGIGTLKENTELTEALRLALQALIDEGVYQDILESHGLGSFATEEAIVNGASLAGE from the coding sequence ATGAAGAAACTCGTTCAGGTCTCCGCCGCCGCCGCGCTCGCCGCGATGCTCGGCCTCACCGCGTGCTCGGGCGGAGGCGATGCGGCCTCCGCAGAGGGCGATGCGCCCGCTCAGCAGCTCACCTCGGGCATCGACGAGGCCGCAGCTGCCGCGCTGCCCGACTCGATCCGCGAGGCCGGTGTCATCCGAGCCGCGGCGGGCATCCCCTACCCGCCGTTCATCCTGCTCGACGGCGACGAGCAGACCGGGCTCGACCCTGATCTCGCCCAGGCGCTCGGCGAGAAGCTCGGCGTCGAGATCGAGCTCTCGCATCAGGCGTTCGAGACCGTGATCCCCGCGCTCCAGGCCAAGAAGTTCGACGTGATCATGTCGGGTATGAACGACACCATCGAGCGCGAGAAGACGCTCAACTTCGTCGAGGAGATCTACGCCGGCTTCACGATCGTGGTCAAGGCGGGCAACCCCGAGGGCATCGCGGGCCTCGAGGATCTCTGCGGCCACCCGGTCGCCGTGCAGAAGGCGAGCGCGCAGCTCGAGCTGCTGAACGAGCTCTCGGAGACCTGCTCCGCCGAGGGCAAGGGCCGACTCACGATCCAGCAGCTGCCGACGGCCCAGGATCCGCAGACGGCGCTGAAGGCCGGCCGCGTGGTCGCGTACCCGGTCGACGCGCCGGTGGCGGCGTACACCGTCGCCACCGCGGGCGACGGGAAGGACTTCGAGATGGTCGAGGATCCCGAGCACCCGGCCGGCGTCAACCCCGTCTACACCGGCATCGGCACGCTCAAGGAGAACACGGAGCTGACCGAGGCGCTGCGTCTCGCGCTCCAGGCCCTCATCGACGAGGGGGTCTACCAGGACATCCTCGAGTCGCACGGGCTCGGCAGCTTCGCGACCGAAGAGGCGATCGTCAACGGCGCATCGCTGGCGGGCGAGTAA
- a CDS encoding amino acid ABC transporter permease, whose protein sequence is MSASTVTAPERDRSFDIEARPLRRPGRWIWAIVLILFAAWFVQALWTNENIDYAVVGQYLFNPEIVSGVGVTLLITAISMVISTVLAVILAAMRLSGNPVAVAFSSFYVWLFRGTPLLVQIVIWGYFGLIFEKITLGIPFTDIVFWQVDTNLLLTAFVAGIIALTLNEAAYSAEIVRSGMLSVDAGQKEAAASLGMSPFDTFVRILLPQAMRVIIPPLGNELISMIKNTSLLSLIAVMEVYTRATQISAQNLKQVELLIVVSIWYLVIVSILSIPQHYLERYFGRGIERNAPTSAFQKAREMTGAITVQFQGRKKGERHD, encoded by the coding sequence ATGAGCGCATCGACGGTCACGGCGCCGGAGCGGGATCGGAGCTTCGACATCGAAGCCCGGCCGCTCCGGCGGCCCGGACGGTGGATCTGGGCGATCGTCCTGATCCTCTTCGCCGCCTGGTTCGTCCAGGCCCTGTGGACGAACGAGAACATCGACTACGCGGTGGTCGGCCAGTACCTCTTCAACCCCGAGATCGTGTCCGGCGTCGGAGTGACGCTGCTCATCACCGCGATCTCGATGGTCATCTCGACCGTGCTCGCGGTGATCCTCGCGGCCATGCGGCTCTCGGGCAATCCGGTGGCCGTGGCGTTCTCCTCGTTCTACGTCTGGCTCTTCCGCGGCACCCCGCTGCTCGTGCAGATCGTCATCTGGGGCTACTTCGGCCTCATCTTCGAGAAGATCACGCTGGGGATCCCGTTCACCGACATCGTCTTCTGGCAGGTCGACACCAACCTGCTGCTGACCGCATTCGTGGCGGGCATCATCGCGCTGACGCTCAACGAGGCCGCCTACTCCGCCGAGATCGTGCGCTCGGGAATGCTCTCCGTCGATGCGGGGCAGAAGGAGGCGGCCGCCTCGCTCGGCATGAGCCCGTTCGACACGTTCGTGCGGATCCTCCTGCCGCAGGCGATGCGCGTCATCATCCCGCCGCTCGGCAACGAGCTCATCTCGATGATCAAGAACACGTCGCTGCTCTCGCTCATCGCGGTCATGGAGGTCTACACGCGGGCCACCCAGATCTCGGCCCAGAACCTCAAGCAGGTCGAGCTGCTGATCGTCGTGAGCATCTGGTACCTGGTGATCGTCTCGATCCTGTCGATCCCGCAGCACTATCTCGAGCGGTACTTTGGCCGCGGGATCGAGCGCAACGCGCCGACCTCGGCGTTTCAGAAGGCCCGCGAGATGACCGGCGCGATCACCGTGCAGTTCCAGGGCAGGAAGAAGGGGGAGCGACATGACTGA
- a CDS encoding amino acid ABC transporter ATP-binding protein, with protein sequence MTELSDTALVQLRGVRKHFGSLEVLQGISMDVHAGQVTVLLGPSGSGKSTLLRCINHLESIDGGRISVDGEIVGYRDHGSQLREMHPREVAKQRRSIGMVFQRFNLFPHKTALENIIEAPMVVSKRSRADAVAEARVLLRRVGLDAWADHYPAQLSGGQQQRIAIARALAMKPKLMLFDEPTSALDPELVGEVLDVMKELANEGMTMIVVTHEIGFAREVADQVVFMDGGVVVEAGPPASVIDDPQHTRTRGFLHSVL encoded by the coding sequence ATGACTGAGCTCAGCGACACCGCGCTCGTGCAGCTGCGCGGGGTGCGCAAGCACTTCGGCAGCCTCGAGGTGCTGCAGGGGATCTCGATGGACGTGCACGCCGGCCAGGTGACCGTGCTGCTCGGGCCCTCCGGCTCGGGCAAGTCGACCCTGCTGCGCTGCATCAACCACCTCGAGAGCATCGACGGCGGCCGCATCTCGGTCGACGGCGAGATCGTGGGCTACCGGGATCACGGCTCCCAGCTGCGCGAGATGCACCCGCGGGAGGTGGCGAAGCAGCGGCGCTCGATCGGCATGGTCTTCCAGCGCTTCAACCTCTTCCCGCACAAGACCGCGCTCGAGAACATCATCGAGGCGCCCATGGTCGTGTCGAAGCGCTCCCGCGCCGACGCGGTCGCGGAGGCGCGCGTCCTGCTCCGCCGCGTGGGCCTCGACGCCTGGGCCGATCACTACCCCGCGCAGCTGTCGGGCGGCCAGCAGCAGCGCATCGCGATCGCCCGGGCGCTCGCCATGAAGCCCAAGCTCATGCTGTTCGACGAGCCCACCTCGGCGCTCGACCCCGAGCTGGTGGGCGAGGTGCTCGACGTGATGAAGGAACTCGCGAACGAGGGCATGACGATGATCGTGGTGACGCACGAGATCGGCTTCGCGCGCGAGGTGGCCGACCAGGTCGTCTTCATGGACGGCGGCGTGGTGGTGGAGGCCGGCCCCCCGGCGTCCGTGATCGACGACCCGCAGCACACCCGTACCCGCGGCTTCCTGCACAGCGTGCTGTAG
- a CDS encoding exodeoxyribonuclease III: protein MSDSLRVASVNVNGIRAAFRKGMGDWLEHRDVDVLALQEVRADDSHLLDLLGDGWHILHDPCQIKGRAGVAIASREPAVAHRAGLGALDAQESIQSSGRWLEADFELGGSPFTVISNYTHSGEVDTPRQDAKWAFLDAMGARMNELADERELVAIVGDFNVGHREFDIKNWRGNVKRSGFLPRERAYFDRFFGPRGEAVLGVDGTEGPGLGWVDVGRRFHGDVDGPYTWWSNRGQAFDNDTGWRIDYHVVTPALAERVEHYTIDRAASYAERWSDHAPVIVDYRHGA, encoded by the coding sequence ATGTCTGACTCTCTGCGCGTGGCCTCCGTCAACGTCAACGGCATCCGTGCCGCGTTCCGCAAGGGCATGGGCGACTGGCTCGAGCACCGCGACGTCGATGTGCTCGCGCTGCAGGAGGTGCGCGCCGACGACTCGCACCTGCTCGATCTGCTCGGCGACGGGTGGCACATCCTGCACGATCCCTGCCAGATCAAGGGCCGCGCCGGCGTCGCGATCGCGAGCCGGGAGCCCGCTGTCGCGCACCGGGCGGGGCTCGGCGCGCTGGACGCGCAGGAGAGCATCCAGTCGTCGGGCCGCTGGCTCGAGGCCGACTTCGAGCTGGGCGGATCCCCCTTCACCGTGATCAGCAACTACACGCACTCCGGCGAGGTCGACACCCCCCGCCAAGACGCGAAGTGGGCCTTCCTCGACGCGATGGGCGCCCGCATGAACGAGCTCGCCGACGAGCGCGAGCTCGTGGCCATCGTGGGCGACTTCAACGTGGGCCACCGCGAGTTCGACATCAAGAACTGGCGGGGCAACGTGAAGCGATCCGGCTTCCTGCCCAGAGAGCGCGCCTACTTCGACCGCTTCTTCGGCCCGCGGGGAGAGGCGGTGCTGGGCGTCGACGGCACCGAGGGCCCCGGCCTCGGGTGGGTCGACGTGGGCCGCCGCTTCCACGGCGACGTCGACGGCCCCTACACGTGGTGGTCGAACCGCGGCCAGGCGTTCGACAACGATACCGGCTGGCGCATCGACTACCACGTGGTCACCCCCGCGCTCGCCGAGCGGGTGGAGCACTACACGATCGACCGCGCGGCCTCGTACGCCGAGCGATGGTCGGACCACGCGCCCGTCATCGTCGACTACCGGCACGGCGCATAG
- the trpS gene encoding tryptophan--tRNA ligase → MTDSSLTTPSKPILFSGMQPSSDSLQLGNYIGALSQWTQMQEDYDAFFCVVNLHAITVPQDPADLVARTRRTAAQYIAAGIDPQKSTLFVQSQVPAHAELAWVLNTITGFGEAGRMTQFKDKSQKQGADAASVGLFTYPVLMAADILLYQAASVPVGEDQRQHVELTRDLATRFNSRFGETFVVPEAQISKGTAKVYDLQEPTAKMSKSAETEAGLIKVLDPTNVTKKKIMRAVTDADGEIRFDREAKPGVSNLLTIYSVLSGRTIESVVEEYAGRGYGDLKKGLVEVVEESLAPVRARTEELLADPAELDRLLATAADRANEVANRTLDLVYERIGLIR, encoded by the coding sequence ATGACCGACAGTTCCCTCACCACCCCGTCCAAGCCCATCCTCTTCTCGGGCATGCAGCCCTCCAGCGACTCGCTGCAGCTCGGCAACTACATCGGCGCGCTGAGCCAGTGGACGCAGATGCAGGAGGACTACGACGCCTTCTTCTGCGTGGTCAACCTGCACGCGATCACGGTGCCGCAGGATCCGGCCGACCTCGTGGCCCGCACGCGCCGCACCGCGGCCCAGTACATCGCTGCGGGCATCGATCCGCAGAAGTCCACGCTGTTCGTGCAGTCGCAGGTGCCGGCGCACGCCGAGCTGGCCTGGGTGCTCAACACGATCACCGGCTTCGGCGAGGCCGGCCGCATGACGCAGTTCAAGGACAAGTCGCAGAAGCAGGGCGCCGACGCCGCCTCGGTCGGGCTCTTCACCTACCCGGTCCTGATGGCCGCCGACATCCTGCTGTACCAGGCGGCGAGCGTGCCGGTGGGCGAGGATCAGCGCCAGCACGTCGAGCTGACCCGCGATCTCGCGACGCGCTTCAACTCGCGCTTCGGCGAGACCTTCGTGGTGCCCGAGGCGCAGATCTCGAAGGGCACCGCGAAGGTCTACGACCTGCAGGAGCCGACGGCCAAGATGTCGAAGTCGGCCGAGACCGAGGCCGGGCTCATCAAGGTGCTGGATCCGACCAACGTGACGAAGAAGAAGATCATGCGCGCCGTCACCGACGCCGACGGCGAGATCCGCTTCGATCGCGAGGCGAAGCCCGGGGTGTCGAATCTGCTCACCATCTACTCGGTGCTGTCGGGGCGCACGATCGAATCGGTGGTCGAGGAGTACGCTGGCCGCGGGTACGGCGACCTGAAGAAGGGCCTCGTCGAGGTGGTCGAGGAGAGCCTGGCCCCGGTGCGCGCGCGCACGGAGGAGCTGCTCGCCGATCCGGCCGAGCTCGACCGGCTGCTGGCCACGGCGGCCGACCGCGCGAACGAGGTCGCGAACCGCACGCTCGACCTGGTCTACGAGCGGATCGGCCTCATCCGCTAG
- a CDS encoding alcohol dehydrogenase catalytic domain-containing protein produces the protein MRAVTYVKNDTVEIQDKPVPEIEPDEVLLKVGGAGLCHSDITIIGMGDDNPLIGSTLGHEVAGTIERVGDDVTGWEPGEGAIVALILCCGRCRECLAGRDNQCEVFYPRDALAPLSPGIGSPGGMADYIAVQAHHLLPLGGLDPVAAAPLADAALTPMHAINTVRDRMTGDATVVTIGLGGLGHLALQILAVTTGARIIALDTDAEKLAFAEAHGADLALPSDANAAARIMEETGGVGADVVLDFVGVQPTVDLALAVVRGGGAIRFVGLGGGHFDYAASASELPWGVNIERAYGGTRSELLEVLGLARAGKIAVEVVRYPLDDAVQAFDDLHHGRVQGRAVLVP, from the coding sequence ATGCGCGCAGTGACCTACGTGAAGAACGACACGGTCGAGATCCAGGACAAGCCGGTTCCCGAGATCGAACCGGACGAGGTGCTGCTGAAGGTCGGGGGCGCGGGCCTCTGCCACTCCGACATCACCATCATCGGCATGGGCGACGACAACCCGCTGATCGGCAGCACCCTCGGCCACGAGGTGGCGGGCACGATCGAGCGGGTCGGCGACGACGTGACCGGGTGGGAGCCGGGCGAGGGCGCGATCGTCGCGCTGATCCTCTGCTGCGGGCGGTGCCGGGAGTGCCTGGCGGGGCGTGACAACCAGTGCGAGGTCTTCTACCCGCGCGACGCGCTCGCACCGCTCTCTCCGGGGATCGGCAGCCCGGGCGGCATGGCCGACTACATCGCGGTGCAGGCCCACCACCTGCTGCCGCTCGGCGGGCTCGACCCCGTCGCCGCGGCGCCGCTCGCAGACGCGGCGCTGACCCCCATGCACGCCATTAACACGGTGCGGGATCGGATGACAGGCGATGCCACGGTCGTCACGATCGGGCTCGGCGGGCTCGGGCACCTGGCGCTGCAGATCCTCGCCGTGACCACCGGCGCTCGGATCATCGCGCTCGACACCGATGCTGAGAAGCTGGCCTTCGCCGAGGCGCACGGAGCCGATCTCGCACTGCCGAGCGACGCGAACGCGGCCGCCCGCATCATGGAGGAGACCGGGGGCGTCGGCGCCGACGTGGTGCTCGACTTCGTCGGCGTGCAGCCCACCGTCGATCTGGCGCTCGCCGTCGTGCGGGGCGGCGGCGCGATCCGCTTCGTCGGGCTCGGCGGCGGCCACTTCGACTACGCGGCATCGGCGAGCGAGCTGCCCTGGGGCGTCAACATCGAGCGCGCCTACGGCGGCACGCGGTCCGAGCTGCTCGAAGTGCTCGGGCTCGCACGGGCCGGCAAGATCGCGGTCGAGGTGGTGCGCTACCCGCTCGACGATGCGGTGCAGGCGTTCGACGATCTGCACCACGGCCGCGTGCAGGGGCGCGCGGTGCTGGTGCCCTAG
- a CDS encoding bifunctional lysylphosphatidylglycerol flippase/synthetase MprF: protein MTDDAVSTRTAETTQTAETTQTAAPARRPARALAVLRRLPVTVSFVLAMLVVGAVTGTLLAPASEQTWYPQVATGLPAFAEGRWWTLLTSPFFVDHPFVYLTLLPLVIGGLGWAEWRFGALRAAGLFAAGHVVGVLGAAGILALVAQGGWPWAVRLSETLDVGPSCGALTALVFAIATLPAPWRLRARIAIAVWVGISVLYLGQLHDLEHAVAMVAALAASGWLPAFRHPAGRPSQREWRLIGLAALVTVGAVQVLDLVVPYDGPLGSNDPTASMVDVAIDLVIILLIANGIRQGYRIAWIAAIALAAFNVSAGVLVLALLPLLVEVGALDSPTDVLGLLVAPTFFWAATMLLLILGRSAWRVRLRASRRALQAEPLTREQLIGRLRRFGGGTISWMTTWDGNTRIAAPGEGAIAYQSHAGVAVMLGDPIVPGASRASALSEFGRLAQHAGLIPCVFSASEAAAAARPPGWRSVVVAEDTIVDLPGLAFTGKAWGAVRTAMNRAGREGIEFRMVRLADEPWNVLAQVRAISEQWSGDKGLPEMRFTLGTVDEALDPETRVGIAVDGEGNLHGITSWLPVYAHDGSDGANGAGAGAGGPDASADASAGGEPRIAGWTLDLMRRRDGGFGPVMEFLIAASAQHFSAEGYDFVSLSGAPLVRPEQAEAGPVDQVLEQLGGLIEPLYGFASLHRFKQKFNPRHESLHLLYRDEGDLPRIGIALTRAYLPDASLRDLVASAASVGRGD, encoded by the coding sequence ATGACCGACGACGCCGTCAGCACCCGGACCGCCGAGACCACGCAGACCGCCGAGACCACGCAGACCGCGGCGCCAGCGCGCCGGCCCGCGCGGGCGCTCGCCGTGCTGCGGCGGCTGCCCGTCACCGTCTCCTTCGTGCTCGCCATGCTCGTCGTCGGAGCCGTCACCGGCACGCTGCTCGCCCCCGCATCCGAGCAGACGTGGTACCCGCAGGTCGCGACGGGGTTGCCGGCCTTCGCCGAGGGACGCTGGTGGACGCTGCTCACCTCGCCCTTCTTCGTGGACCACCCGTTCGTCTACCTGACGCTCCTGCCGCTGGTGATCGGCGGCCTCGGCTGGGCCGAGTGGCGCTTCGGCGCGCTGCGCGCCGCGGGCCTCTTCGCCGCGGGCCATGTGGTCGGGGTGCTCGGGGCCGCCGGGATCCTCGCCCTCGTGGCCCAGGGCGGCTGGCCCTGGGCCGTGCGCCTCTCGGAGACCCTCGACGTGGGGCCGTCGTGCGGCGCGCTCACGGCGCTGGTGTTCGCGATCGCCACACTGCCCGCCCCGTGGCGGCTGCGAGCCCGCATCGCGATCGCGGTGTGGGTGGGCATCTCGGTGCTCTACCTGGGGCAGCTGCACGATCTCGAGCACGCCGTGGCGATGGTGGCGGCGCTCGCCGCGAGCGGCTGGCTGCCCGCATTCCGGCACCCGGCGGGCCGCCCGAGCCAGCGCGAGTGGCGCCTCATAGGGCTCGCCGCACTGGTCACCGTGGGCGCCGTGCAGGTGCTCGACCTGGTCGTGCCCTACGACGGCCCGCTCGGCAGCAACGACCCCACCGCCTCGATGGTCGACGTGGCCATCGACCTGGTGATCATCCTGCTCATCGCCAACGGGATCCGACAGGGCTACCGGATCGCGTGGATCGCGGCGATCGCGCTCGCCGCCTTCAACGTGAGCGCGGGCGTGCTCGTCCTGGCGCTGCTGCCGCTGCTCGTCGAGGTCGGGGCGCTCGACTCGCCGACCGATGTGCTCGGCCTCCTCGTCGCCCCGACGTTCTTCTGGGCGGCCACGATGCTGCTGCTGATCCTGGGACGCAGCGCCTGGCGGGTGCGCCTGCGCGCCTCGCGCCGCGCGCTGCAGGCCGAGCCGCTCACGCGCGAGCAGCTGATCGGGCGGCTCCGCCGCTTCGGCGGCGGCACGATCTCGTGGATGACCACCTGGGACGGGAACACGCGGATCGCCGCCCCCGGCGAGGGCGCGATCGCCTACCAGTCGCACGCCGGCGTCGCGGTGATGCTGGGCGATCCCATCGTGCCGGGGGCGTCGCGCGCGAGCGCGCTCTCCGAGTTCGGCCGACTGGCGCAGCACGCCGGGCTGATCCCCTGCGTCTTCTCTGCGAGCGAGGCCGCCGCCGCGGCCCGCCCGCCCGGCTGGCGCTCGGTGGTCGTCGCCGAGGACACGATCGTCGACCTCCCGGGCCTCGCCTTCACCGGCAAGGCTTGGGGCGCGGTGCGCACGGCGATGAACCGGGCCGGCCGGGAGGGCATCGAGTTCCGCATGGTGCGCCTGGCCGACGAGCCGTGGAACGTGCTGGCCCAGGTACGCGCGATCTCCGAGCAGTGGAGCGGCGACAAGGGGCTCCCCGAGATGCGGTTCACCCTGGGCACGGTGGACGAGGCGCTGGATCCCGAGACCCGTGTCGGCATCGCCGTCGACGGCGAGGGCAACCTGCACGGGATCACCTCCTGGCTGCCGGTCTACGCGCACGACGGTTCCGACGGAGCGAACGGAGCCGGGGCCGGGGCCGGCGGCCCCGACGCGAGCGCAGACGCGAGCGCCGGCGGCGAGCCCCGCATCGCGGGGTGGACGCTCGACCTCATGCGGCGCAGGGACGGCGGTTTCGGCCCCGTCATGGAGTTCCTCATCGCCGCGTCGGCGCAGCACTTCTCAGCAGAGGGCTACGACTTCGTCTCGCTCTCCGGCGCCCCCCTTGTGCGCCCCGAGCAGGCCGAGGCCGGCCCCGTCGATCAGGTGCTCGAACAGCTCGGCGGGCTCATCGAGCCCCTCTACGGCTTCGCTTCGCTGCACCGCTTCAAGCAGAAGTTCAACCCGCGCCACGAGTCGCTGCACCTGCTCTACCGCGACGAGGGCGATCTGCCGCGCATCGGCATCGCCCTCACCCGCGCGTATCTGCCCGACGCCTCGCTGCGCGATCTCGTCGCGTCGGCGGCCTCGGTGGGACGCGGCGACTGA
- a CDS encoding DUF1345 domain-containing protein has translation MSRLSAFRSTTGAVMSIGGEILGLLLQLVLVWLGALIIWGDDGQVDEDEAFILFGWCIVASLYLGLTLLWLNVLVRIDTPDPAATRLLVGHPLTRLLSMVLTFGASLLGLTVALDLISSLGRDIHNAFLELSAVWAMLLSWVLFNWGYARIYFSRYHRASRPPLEFPGTDEPRLVDFAYFAFTNATTFSVSDVKVVHTHMRWTVVWHTTLAFFFNALIIVLTMNVIANGSLLADLFE, from the coding sequence ATGTCCAGGCTGAGCGCATTCCGGTCCACGACCGGCGCCGTGATGAGCATCGGCGGCGAGATCCTCGGCCTGCTCCTGCAGCTCGTGCTCGTGTGGCTCGGCGCGCTGATCATCTGGGGCGACGACGGCCAGGTCGACGAAGACGAGGCCTTCATCCTGTTCGGGTGGTGCATCGTCGCCAGCCTGTATCTCGGGCTCACGCTGCTCTGGCTCAACGTGCTGGTGCGCATCGACACCCCGGATCCCGCGGCCACGCGGCTGCTCGTGGGGCACCCGCTCACCCGGCTGCTCTCGATGGTGCTGACGTTCGGCGCGAGCCTCCTCGGACTGACCGTGGCCCTCGATCTCATCTCGAGCCTCGGCCGCGACATCCACAACGCGTTCCTCGAGCTCAGTGCGGTGTGGGCGATGCTGCTCTCGTGGGTGCTGTTCAACTGGGGATACGCACGCATCTACTTCTCCCGATACCACCGCGCGTCCCGCCCACCTCTCGAGTTCCCCGGCACCGACGAGCCGCGTCTCGTCGACTTCGCCTACTTCGCGTTCACCAACGCGACCACCTTCTCCGTGTCAGACGTGAAGGTGGTGCACACCCACATGCGCTGGACCGTCGTCTGGCACACGACGCTCGCGTTCTTCTTCAACGCCCTCATCATCGTGCTCACGATGAACGTGATCGCCAACGGCTCGCTCCTCGCCGACCTGTTCGAGTGA
- a CDS encoding bifunctional diaminohydroxyphosphoribosylaminopyrimidine deaminase/5-amino-6-(5-phosphoribosylamino)uracil reductase RibD, translated as MIELARVEDAMRRALTVSRRGPADDPNPQVGCVLLDPDGRIVAEGWHRGSGTPHAEIDALQQLPEAWRSRTAELTAVVSLEPCNHTGRTGPCARALVEAGIGAVAYALSDPGAEAGGGAATLRAAGVEVRGGVLPGEARAVLGPWLARQTSSTASSVLRTSAEREDALGGIGTQSDALLHAPGRPHVTVKWAQTLDGRAAAADGSSQWITGVDARADVHRRRAEADTILVGTGTLIADDPALTARAEHGGLLVPAQEQPVPVVMGHRPIPDGARVLQHPALAARGLASPLRLTGDDLTADLAELHARGFRRLFVEGGPAIASSFIAAGLVDEILVYLAPALLGGPRLALGDLGIESMSGIARLRVSRTVQIGADLLIKAIIVTDPDPTPEEG; from the coding sequence ATGATCGAGCTGGCGCGAGTCGAAGACGCGATGCGTCGCGCCCTCACCGTGTCCCGCCGCGGTCCTGCCGACGATCCCAACCCGCAGGTGGGCTGCGTGCTGCTCGATCCCGACGGCCGCATCGTCGCCGAGGGCTGGCACCGAGGCTCCGGCACCCCGCACGCCGAGATCGACGCGCTGCAGCAGCTGCCGGAGGCCTGGCGCTCGCGCACGGCCGAGCTCACCGCGGTCGTCTCGCTCGAGCCCTGCAACCACACGGGGCGCACCGGGCCCTGCGCGCGTGCGCTGGTCGAGGCGGGCATCGGCGCGGTCGCCTATGCCCTCTCGGATCCCGGGGCCGAGGCCGGGGGCGGCGCAGCCACGCTGCGAGCCGCGGGCGTCGAGGTGCGCGGGGGTGTGCTACCCGGGGAGGCCCGAGCAGTGCTTGGGCCGTGGCTCGCGCGGCAGACGTCATCGACAGCTTCTTCCGTGCTCCGCACGTCAGCTGAGCGCGAGGACGCGCTCGGCGGTATCGGCACGCAAAGCGATGCTTTGCTTCACGCGCCTGGCCGCCCGCACGTCACGGTGAAGTGGGCGCAGACGCTCGACGGCCGTGCCGCGGCGGCCGACGGCTCGAGCCAGTGGATCACCGGCGTCGACGCCCGGGCCGACGTGCACCGGCGTCGCGCCGAAGCCGACACGATCCTCGTGGGCACCGGCACCCTCATCGCCGACGACCCGGCGCTCACGGCCCGAGCCGAACACGGCGGCCTGCTCGTTCCGGCGCAGGAGCAGCCGGTCCCGGTGGTGATGGGCCATCGCCCTATCCCCGACGGCGCCCGCGTGCTGCAGCACCCCGCGCTCGCGGCCCGCGGCCTCGCGAGTCCCCTCCGCCTGACCGGCGACGACCTCACCGCCGACCTCGCAGAGTTGCACGCTCGGGGCTTTCGCCGGCTCTTCGTCGAGGGCGGCCCCGCCATCGCGAGCTCGTTCATCGCGGCGGGGCTCGTCGACGAGATCCTCGTCTATCTCGCCCCGGCGCTGCTCGGCGGCCCGCGCCTCGCGCTCGGCGACCTGGGCATCGAGAGCATGAGCGGGATCGCGCGGCTGCGCGTCTCGCGCACCGTGCAGATCGGCGCCGACCTGCTCATCAAGGCCATCATCGTCACCGATCCCGACCCCACACCCGAGGAGGGCTGA
- a CDS encoding riboflavin synthase, whose translation MFTGLIEEIGEIVAVDTVDDSLRLTIAGPTVTSDAAHGASICVSGVCLTVIDRSETPDGRGAFTADVMRQSIRMSTLGELQPGSAVNLERAVRVDTRLGGHIVQGHVDGTAELLSVTPHEAWRTLRFSLPAALAPLLVDKGSITLSGVSLTVSAIAGEQDPQQWFEVSLIPETLSATTLGALRPGQRVNVETDILARHVARMLRLGAVSENSVPTTEGNPS comes from the coding sequence ATGTTCACCGGACTCATCGAGGAGATCGGCGAGATCGTCGCCGTCGACACGGTCGACGACTCGCTGCGTCTCACGATCGCGGGCCCGACCGTCACGTCGGACGCCGCGCACGGCGCCTCGATCTGCGTCTCGGGCGTCTGCCTCACCGTGATCGACCGCAGCGAGACCCCCGACGGCCGCGGCGCCTTCACCGCCGACGTCATGCGGCAGTCGATCCGCATGTCGACGCTCGGCGAGCTGCAGCCCGGCAGCGCCGTCAACCTCGAGCGGGCCGTGCGGGTCGACACCCGGCTCGGCGGCCACATCGTGCAGGGGCACGTCGACGGCACGGCCGAGCTGCTGTCGGTGACGCCGCACGAGGCCTGGCGCACGCTGCGATTCTCGCTCCCCGCCGCGCTGGCGCCGCTGCTCGTCGACAAGGGCTCCATCACGCTGTCGGGCGTCTCGCTCACGGTCTCGGCGATCGCCGGGGAGCAGGATCCGCAGCAGTGGTTCGAGGTCTCGCTGATCCCCGAGACGCTCAGCGCCACCACGCTCGGCGCCCTGCGGCCCGGCCAACGCGTCAACGTCGAGACCGACATCCTCGCGCGCCACGTCGCCCGCATGCTGCGCCTGGGCGCCGTCTCCGAGAACTCCGTCCCCACCACCGAAGGGAACCCGTCATGA